Proteins encoded in a region of the Solanum dulcamara chromosome 9, daSolDulc1.2, whole genome shotgun sequence genome:
- the LOC129902341 gene encoding protein SABRE isoform X2: MVMTRLHPWMRLHALRKKKMVLRGESTTTSERFHSSDHKAFMWTSTISAPEMTIVLYDLNGSPLYHGCSQSSHVFANNISSTGTVVHMEVGEFNLNMSDEYRECLKESLFGVETNMGSLIYIAKISVDWGKKDMDSPEDGLKYETVLSVDVTGMGVHLTFRRIGSLMATSLSFKHLLKSLSGSGKKPHNRVTKSSKPSGKGIQLIKFNLEKCSLNVCGEVGLENSVVPDPKRANYGSQGGRIVVSVSADGTPRTATITPTTPVELKKLKYSLSLDIFHLNLSMNKEKQSTQMELERARSIYQEHLEDSELPGARVTLLDMQNAKFVRRSGGLKEIAVCSLFSATDISVRWEPDVHIALVELGLHLKLLLHNQKLQELSKGDLKVNGPGNEISMESVPLEKRKKRESIFAIDVEMLNISAEVGDGVEMTVQVQSIFSENARIGVLLEGLMLNFNNARIFRSSRMQVSRIPNASRSAPTSKHEIGTTWDWVIQALDVHICMPYRLELRAIDDSVEEMLRALKLVTAAKTKLLFPNKEEKSKAKETSSSKIGRVRFCIKKLTADIEEQPIQGWLDEHYQLLKKEACEVAVRLNFIDELISKGGKSRGVAKRKDSLEDGKVHFNGEEIDVEDTSAVQKLQEEIYKQSFRSYYQACQNLVQSQGSGACSEGFEGGFKPSTARSSLFSVSATELDVSLTRIEGGDSGMIEILQKLDPVCRAHSIPFSRLYGSNINLYTGSLVVRIRNYTYPLLAATSGRCEGRVILAQQATCFQPQIHQNVYIGRWRKVRLLRSASGTTPPMKTYSDLPLHFQKAEISYGVGFEPALADISYAFTVALRRANLSIRNPNPDPPPLKKEKSLPWWDEMRNYIHGNTSLYFSESQWNILASTDPYEKSDKLQIRSAYMELQQSDGRVYCFAKDFKIQLSSLESLLKNSNIKCPSGFSSTFIEAPAFSLEVIMEWECDSGNPLNHYLFAFPSEGVPREKVYDPFRSTSLSLRWNLLLRPSLPIHDNQSNLCSVGDQGVLDAAGCGAMKPDSLSVFPTLKLGPHDLAWVLKFWSLNYYPPHKLRSFSRWPRFGIPRVNRSGNLSLDKVMTEFMFRVDATPACIKHMPLDDDDPAKGLTFSMNKLKYELYYGRGKQKYTFESKRDTLDLVYQGLDLHMPKAFINRDDNSSVAKVVKMTRKTSLSASTERSSNDSSMERQRDDGFLLSSDYFTIRRQAPKADPDRLLAWQEAGRRNLEMTYVRSEFENGSESDDHTRSDPSDDDGYNVVIADNCQRIFVYGLKLLWTLENRDAVWSWVGGISKAFESPKPSPSRQYAQRKLLEDSEVIDRTELPQDDNQKSPVSHGATSSSPQHVKPSKAQVESPPSSEVKVETLPSSSFAKLADIEDNEGEGTRHFMVNVIEPQFNLHSEDANGRFLLAAVSGRVLARSFHSVLSIGYEVIKQALGGGNVQIRESQPEMTWNRMEYSVMLEHVQAHVAPTDVDPGAGLQWLPKIRRSSPKVKRTGALLERVFMPCDMYFRYTRHKGGTADLKVKPLKELSFNSHNITATMTSRQFQVMLDVLTNLLFARLPKPRKVSLSYPAGDDEDVEEEADEVVPDGVEEVELARVNLEQKERVQKLIQDDIRKLSLYNDASADRNSVKEDHLWIITGGRSILVQRLKKELVNAQKSRKAASSSLRMALQKAAQLRLMEKEKNKSPSCAMRISLQINKVVWSMLVDGRSFAEAEINDMIYDFDRDYKDVGVAKFTTKYFVVRNCLPNAKSDMLLSAWNAPAEWGKKVMLRVDAKQGAPKDGNYPLELFQVEIYPLKIHLTETMYRMMWEYFFPEEEQDSQRRQEVWKFSTTAGSRRARKGSLMQEAPMSSSHLTKDPQVSTKSSNSALPVTSANQLSSSADSSQVSKLQNLKANIVCGSTPELRRTSSFDRTWEEKVAESVADELMLQMHSSSATSSTSGPFAGIEQTDEGNRNKSKESKLIKSGRSSHEEKKVGKTQDEKKSRPRRMREFHNIKISQVELLVTYEGSRFAVSDLRLLMDTFHRVEFTGTWRRLFSRVKKHIIWGVLKSVTGMQGKKFKDKAHNQKETCAPGVPDIDLNLSDSDGGSAGKSEQNPLSWPKRPAEGAGDGFVTSIKGLFNSQRRKAKAFVLRTMRGEAENEITGDWSESEGEFSPFARQLTITKKLIRRHTKKFRSRGPKGLTSQQRESLPSSPRETTPYESDSSSESSPYEDFHE, from the exons ATGGTGATGACTAGATTACATCCGTGGATGCGCCTCCATGctttgagaaaaaagaaaatggtTCTTCGAGGAGAAAGTACTACTACTTCTGAAAGATTTCACTCATCTGATCATAAAGCATTCATGTGGACCTCCACTATTTCAGCCCCAGAAATGACTATAGTGCTCTATGATTTGAATGGCTCTCCACTCTATCAT GGTTGTTCACAGTCATCACATGTCTTTGCCAATAATATATCAAGTACAGGCACAGTGGTGCACATGGAGGTTGGTGAATTTAATCTAAACATGTCAGATGAGTATCGAGAATGCTTAAAGGAGAGTCTCTTTGGGGTTGAAACAAACATGGGTTCACTTATTTATATAGCCAAAATCAGTGTTGACTGGGGCAAGAAAGATATGGATTCACCTGAAGATGGTCTAAAGTATGAAACAGTTCTCTCTGTTGATGTTACCGGGATGGGTGTTCACTTAACCTTCAGGCGCATTGGTTCTCTGATGGCTACGTCTTTGTCTTTCAAGCACTTACTGAAGAGTCTTTCTGGTTCTGGTAAGAAACCACACAACCGGGTGACAAAATCATCCAAGCCATCAGGGAAAGGGATTCAACTCATCAAATTCAATCTAGAAAAATGCTCTTTAAATGTTTGTGGAGAAGTGGGTTTGGAAAATTCTGTTGTTCCTGATCCCAAACGTGCCAATTATGGATCTCAGGGAGGTCGAATTGTAGTTAGTGTTTCAGCTGATGGTACACCCCGCACTGCAACTATTACACCTACAACTCCAGTTGAACTTAAAAAACTCAAGTATTCTCTGTCCCTTGATATTTTCCACCTAAATCTATCCATGAACAAGGAGAAACAATCTACTCAAATGGAGCTTGAAAGAGCGAGATCAATCTATCAAGAGCATTTGGAAGACAGTGAACTCCCTGGAGCAAGAGTTACATTGCTTGACATGCAGAATGCAAAGTTTGTGAGGCGATCTGGTGGTCTTAAAGAGATTGCAGTGTGCTCACTCTTTAGTGCCACTGATATATCAGTCAGATGGGAGCCTGATGTGCATATAGCTTTGGTTGAACTTGGGCTGCACTTAAAATTACTTCTGCACAATCAGAAGCTTCAGGAACTTTCTAAAGGTGACCTTAAAGTAAATGGGCCGGGAAATGAGATTTCGATGGAGTCAGTACCACTGGAGAAACGCAAGAAAAGAGAATCCATCTTTGCTATTGATGTGGAAATGCTTAATATATCTGCAGAAGTTGGAGATGGTGTTGAGATGACTGTCCAGGTACAGTCAATCTTTTCTGAAAATGCTCGGATTGGTGTGCTTCTTGAAGggttgatgctcaactttaataATGCAAGAATATTTAGAAGTAGCAGAATGCAAGTCTCTCGCATTCCAAATGCTTCTAGAAGTGCACCAACTTCAAAACACGAGATAGGCACAACATGGGATTGGGTTATTCAAGCCCTTGATGTCCACATATGCATGCCATACAGGTTGGAATTGCGGGCCATCGATGATTCTGTTGAGGAAATGCTTCGAGCTTTAAAGCTTGTTACTGCTGCAAAAACCAAACTTTTGTTTCCCAATAAGGAAGAGAAATCAAAAGCTAAAGAGACCAGCTCATCAAAAATTGGACGAGTTAGATTTTGCATAAAGAAACTCACTGCTGATATTGAAGAACAACCTATACAGGGATGGCTTGACGAACATTATCAGCTGTTGAAGAAGGAGGCTTGTGAAGTAGCTGTCAGATTAAACTTCATTGATGAGCTTATTTCAAAAGGTGGAAAATCTCGTGGTGTTGCAAAAAGAAAGGATTCTCTTGAAGATGGTAAAGTCCATTTCAATGGAGAAGAGATTGATGTGGAGGACACTTCAGCCGTTCAGAAACTGCAAGAGGAGATCTATAAGCAGTCATTCAGGTCGTATTACCAGGCATGCCAAAATCTTGTGCAATCACAAGGATCAGGGGCTTGTAGTGAAGGGTTTGAAGGGGGTTTCAAGCCTAGCACTGCAAGGAGTTCTTTGTTTTCAGTTTCTGCTACAGAGTTGGATGTAAGTTTGACAAGAATTGAAGGAGGTGATTCTGGTATGATAGAGATTCTGCAAAAGCTTGATCCAGTATGTCGTGCACATAGCATCCCATTTTCCCGATTATATGGTAGTAATATCAATTTGTATACGGGTTCCCTTGTTGTTCGGATAAGAAATTACACGTATCCACTTCTTGCTGCAACTTCAGGAAGATGTGAAGGACGTGTTATACTGGCTCAGCAG GCAACTTGTTTTCAGCCCCAAATCCACCAAAACGTATACATTGGGAGATGGAGGAAGGTCCGTTTGCTTCGTTCTGCTAGTGGGACAACTCCACCAATGAAAACATACTCTGATTTGCCCTTACATTTTCAGAAAGCAGAAATTTCCTACGGAGTGGGTTTTGAACCAGCTCTTGCTGATATTAGCTATGCTTTCACAGTGGCCCTGCGTAGGGCCAATTTGAGCATCAGAAACCCAAATCCAGATCCTCCTCCactgaaaaaggaaaagagctTGCCATGGTGGGATGAAATGAGAAACTACATTCATGGAAACACCTCCTTATATTTTTCTGAGTCCCAATGGAATATTCTTGCCAGTACTGATCCTTATGAAAAGTCTGACAAGCTTCAGATAAGATCTGCATATATGGAACTCCAGCAGTCAGATGGTCGTGTTTATTGTTTTGCGAAGGACTTCAAGATTCAACTGAGCAGCTTAGAGAGCTTGTTGAAGAACTCCAATATAAAGTGTCCATCTGGTTTTTCCTCTACTTTCATAGAGGCCCCGGCCTTTAGTCTTGAAGTGATAATGGAGTGGGAATGTGATTCTGGAAACCCTCTAAACCATTATTTATTTGCATTTCCCAGTGAAGGAGTGCCCCGTGAAAAAGTTTATGACCCGTTTAGATCAACTTCTCTGTCACTAAGGTGGAATCTGTTGCTTAGGCCATCTCTTCCTATTCATGATAATCAGTCAAACTTATGTTCTGTGGGTGATCAGGGTGTCTTGGATGCAGCTGGCTGTGGTGCAATGAAGCCTGACAGCTTGTCAGTTTTCCCAACACTGAAACTCGGTCCTCATGATTTGGCATGGGTACTGAAATTCTGGAGCTTAAATTATTATCCGCCTCACAAATTGCGGTCTTTTTCGAGGTGGCCACGTTTTGGAATTCCAAGAGTTAATAGATCTGGCAATCTGTCATTAGATAAGGTGATGACAGAATTTATGTTCAGAGTTGATGCAACACCAGCATGCATAAAGCATATGCCTTTAGACGATGACGACCCAGCTAAGGGGCTGACATTTTCtatgaataaattaaaatatgaacTTTATTATGGCAGGGGGAAGCAAAAATACACATTTGAGAGCAAACGTGATACTCTTGATCTTGTATACCAGGGTCTTGACCTCCACATGCCCAAGGCATTTATAAATAGAGATGATAATAGCAGTGTTGCAAAAGTAGTTAAAATGACTAGGAAAACATCACTATCTGCATCAACAGAAAGGTCTTCTAATGACAGCAGCATGGAGAGACAGCGTGATGATGGCTTTCTTTTATCATCTGATTACTTTACAATCAGAAGGCAAGCCCCAAAAGCTGACCCAGATAGGTTGTTGGCGTGGCAAGAAGCTGGTCGGAGAAATCTCGAGATGACATATGTGAGATCTGAGTTTGAAAATGGGAGTGAAAGTGATGACCATACAAGATCTGACCCAAGTGATGATGATGGGTATAATGTCGTGATCGCTGATAATTGTCAGCGAATCTTTGTCTATGGTCTTAAGCTTTTGTGGACACTTGAGAATAGGGATGCAGTTTGGTCTTGGGTAGGTGGAATATCTAAAGCTTTTGAATCTCCAAAACCATCTCCTTCAAGGCAATATGCCCAAAGAAAGTTGCTGGAGGATAGTGAGGTAATTGATAGAACTGAATTACCTCAAGATGATAACCAGAAGTCTCCAGTCAGTCATGGTGCAACTTCCTCTTCTCCACAACATGTCAAGCCATCAAAAGCTCAAGTAGAATCACCTCCATCAAGTGAAGTTAAAGTAGAAACTCTTCCATCTAGTTCCTTTG CGAAGCTTGCCGACATTGAAGACAATGAGGGGGAGGGCACTCGCCATTTCATGGTCAATGTCATTGAACCACAATTCAATCTTCACTCAGAAGATGCTAAT GGTAGATTTCTGTTGGCGGCTGTGAGTGGCCGTGTTTTGGCTCGTTCATTCCATTCAGTTCTATCCATTGGCTATGAAGTGATTAAACAAGCTCTAGGTGGAGGAAATGTTCAAATTCGTGAATCTCAACCTGAAATGACCTGGAATCGCATGGAGTACTCTGTGATGTTAGAACATGTACAGGCACATGTTGCCCCAACTGATGTAGATCCAGGGGCTGGATTGCAGTGGCTTCCTAAAATTCGAAGAAGCTCACCAAAAGTGAAGCGCACTGGAGCTTTACTGGAGAGAGTCTTTATGCCTTGTGATATGTATTTCCGCTATACTAGGCATAAAGGTGGAACAGCCGACTTGAAG GTGAAACCTTTGAAGGAGCTTTCATTCAATTCACATAACATAACAGCAACAATGACATCTCGCCAGTTCCAAGTTATGCTAGATGTCTTGACCAATCTTCTTTTTGCCCGGCTTCCAAA GCCTCGAAAAGTTAGTCTGTCATATCCGGCTGGTGACGATGAAGATGTTGAAGAGGAGGCTGATGAAGTTGTGCCTGATGGTGTTGAAGAGGTAGAGCTGGCAAGAGTGAACCTAGAACAGAAAGAAAGAGTGCAGAAGTTGATCCAGGATGATATTAGGAAGTTATCTCTTTATAATGATGCATCTGCCGACAGGAACTCGGTAAAGGAAGACCATCTTTGGATTATAACTGGTGGAAGGTCCATATTG GTGCAAAGACTGAAGAAAGAGCTGGTAAATgctcaaaaatctagaaaagcGGCATCTTCTTCTCTCAGGATGGCTCTACAGAAAGCTGCACAACTCCGATTGATGgagaaagaaaagaacaaaagtCCTTCTTGTGCTATGCGCATCTCTTTGCAAATTAATAAAGTGGTTTGGAGCATGCTCGTGGATGGTAGATCATTTGCTGAAGCTGAGATAAATGACATG ATATATGATTTTGACCGTGACTACAAAGATGTTGGAGTTGCTAAATTCACGACGAAGTACTTTGTTGTGAGGAACTGCTTACCAAATGCCAAGTCTGATATGCTTCTATCAGCATGGAATGCTCCTGCTGAATGGGGAAA AAAAGTGATGCTTCGAGTGGATGCTAAGCAGGGTGCTCCAAAAGATGGAAACTATCCTCTTGAACTATTCCAG GTGGAGATTTACCCCTTAAAGATTCATTTGACTGAGACTATGTATAGAATGATGTGGGAGTACTTTTTCCCTGAAGAAGAACAAGACTCCCAGCGAAGGCAG GAAGTTTGGAAGTTTTCCACTACTGCTGGCTCCAGGCGTGCACGGAAAGGCTCATTAATGCAGGAAGCACCAATGTCAAGTAGCCATCTAACAAAAGATCCTCAGGTCTCCACCAAATCAAGCAATTCTGCATTACCAGTTACATCGGCAAATCAGTTGTCCTCTTCTGCTGATTCCTCCCAA GTGTCAAAGTTGCAGAACTTAAAAGCTAATATTGTTTGTGGTTCAACCCCTGAGCTAAGACGAACATCATCCTTTGATAGAACATGGGAAGAAAAGGTAGCTGAATCTGTTGCTGATGAACTTATGCTGCAGATGCACTCCTCAAGTGCTACTTCTTCAACAAGTGGGCCCTTTGCTGGTATTGAGCAGACAGATGAAGGTAACAGAAACAAATCCAAAGAATCAAAACTAATCAAATCTGGCCGCTCCtctcatgaagagaaaaaggTGGGCAAGACGCAGGATGAGAAAAAATCTAGGCCTCGTAGAATGAGAGAGTTTCACAATATCAAGATTAGTCAG GTTGAGTTACTTGTTACATATGAAGGATCAAGATTTGCTGTGAGTGATTTAAGATTGCTGATGGATACATTCCATCGTGTTGAATTTACGGGAACCTGGCGGAGGCTATTCTCAAGAGTTAAGAAGCACATCATCTGGGGAGTCCTAAAATCAGTAACAGGAATGCAG GGAAAGAAGTTTAAAGATAAAGCACATAATCAAAAGGAAACTTGTGCTCCTGGTGTCCCTGATATTGATCTTAATCTCAGTGATAGTGATGGTGGTTCAGCTGGAAAATCCGAGCAGAATCCTTTATCCTGGCCTAAGCGTCCCGCTGAGGGTGCAGGTGATGGTTTTGTCACCTCTATAAAAGGCCTTTTCAATTCACAGCGTCGGAAGGCCAAGGCGTTCGTGCTTCGGACAATGAGGGGTGAAGCAGAAAATGAGATAACTGGTGACTGGAGTGAAAGTGAAGGAGAGTTCTCTCCATTTGCTAGACAACTAACCATAACAAAGAAGCTGATTAGACGGCATACAAAGAAGTTCCGTTCAAGAGGACCAAAAG GTTTAACTTCTCAACAAAGAGAATCACTTCCTTCGTCGCCAAGAGAGACCACCCCATATGAAAGTGATTCATCAAGTGAATCTTCGCCTTATGAGGATTTCCACGAGTAG
- the LOC129903339 gene encoding GATA transcription factor 19-like isoform X2 produces the protein MMVENPRPLQARPYEDHAPLQSIRMVMEEEEDDDVDGAYEDDGGEETMDEVEDVSMKVLNHHQYGGQSKQLYGGAGGVVEVSRTSELTLAFEGEVYVFPAVTPDKVQAVLLLLGGCDIPTAVPTVELPFDNKVEDLPKQANLSKRFASLVRFREKRKERCFDKKIRYSVRKEVAQRMHRKNGQFASLKSTSGTSSCDSAKSSLEGDGTQHSETIPGKCRHCGVSENCTPAMRRGPYGPRTLCNACGLKWANKGTLRDLSKAGRKISVEPNELGTPDNPVKAFAEGSLGHCADVEKNLFSSGSNLANDIPVGIISSSSNLVEQETLVDFGNASKAELVIPANFD, from the exons ATGATGGTGGAGAACCCACGGCCACTACAGGCGCGTCCGTACGAGGATCACGCGCCGCTGCAGTCGATACGGATGGTgatggaggaggaggaggacgACGATGTAGACGGCGCATATGAGGATGATGGAGGGGAAGAGACTATGGATGAGGTGGAGGATGTAAGCATGAAGGTATTGAACCACCATCAATATGGAGGACAGAGCAAACAGTTGTACGGAGGAGCAGGTGGAGTTGTGGAAGTTTCTAGAACTAGTGAGCTTACTCTTGCTTTTGAAGGTGAAGTCTATGTTTTCCCTGCAGTCACTCCTGATAAG GTGCAAGCAGTGCTCTTACTATTGGGGGGATGTGACATTCCTACTGCTGTGCCCACTGTTGAACTTCCATTCGACAACAAG GTTGAGGATTTGCCAAAGCAAGCTAATCTTTCGAAAAGATTTGCCTCTTTGGTTAGGTTCCGAGAGAAGCGAAAGGAGAGATGTTTTGACAAGAAAATTAGATATAGTGTCAGAAAAGAGGTCGCTCAAAG GATGCATAGGAAGAATGGTCAATTTGCATCCTTGAAATCAACTTCTGGAACTTCTAGCTGCGATTCAGCCAAGAGTAGCCTTGAAGGAGATGGCACACAACATTCTGAAACTAT TCCTGGAAAGTGTCGCCATTGTGGTGTGAGTGAAAATTGCACACCAGCAATGCGACGTGGGCCATATGGACCAAGGACACTCTGCAATGCATGTGGACTTAAGTGGGCAAACAAG GGAACATTGAGAGACCTAAGCAAGGCAGGGAGGAAAATTTCAGTTGAACCAAACGAACTG GGAACTCCTGACAATCCCGTGAAGGCATTTGCTGAAGGATCCCTTGGTCATTGTGCTGATGTGGAAAAA AACCTATTCAGCTCTGGTAGCAATCTTGCGAATGATATTCCTGTGGGCATCATTAGTTCTTCTAGCAATCTTGTTGAGCAG GAAACTCTAGTTGATTTTGGAAATGCTTCCAAAGCTGAGCTCGTCATTCCTGCAAACTTTGACTA G
- the LOC129903352 gene encoding GATA transcription factor 25-like isoform X2, with protein sequence MVLQIRLLLSAKTNCQMQAMNVDSHFPGAGGKIPAGNEDAVGNFPVGYGAVVDGDKVTMPHYTVYSASDVVIQNGKANLDQLTLSFRGKIYVFDGVTAHKVQSVFQLLGGYEYSPGTQALGLSSANQKDYVDNPVHCSDPKRLESLIRFYEKRKKRCYEKKIRYGVRQEVAFRCTHCGTSSKATPMMRRGPDGPRSLCNACGLTWANKGIMRTLYRASYDNTELTELEDEDHNNTNYRSPPCSVSYQVPSSACQ encoded by the exons ATGGTTCTACAAATACGGTTGTTGTTAAGTGCAAAAACGAACTGTCAAATGCAAGCGATGAATGTTGATAGCCATTTTCCCGGCGCCGGCGGAAAAATTCCGGCTGGAAATGAAGATGCGGTTGGAAATTTTCCGGTTGGGTATGGAGCTGTGGTGGATGGTGATAAGGTCACGATGCCTCATTACACAGTTTATAGTGCTTCTGATGTTGTTATTCAAAATGGAAAGGCTAATTTAGACCAACTCACTCTATCGTTTCGTGGCAAAATTTACGTTTTTGATGGTGTTACTGCTCATAAG GTCCAATCggtttttcaacttttgggtgGATATGAGTATTCTCCAGGCACACAGGCTTTAGGATTGTCGAGTGCAAACCAGAAG GATTATGTGGACAATCCAGTGCACTGTTCAGATCCAAAAAGACTTGAATCCCTCATTAGATTTTatgaaaagaggaaaaagaGATGCTATGAAAAGAAAATCAGATATGGTGTCCGACAAGAAGTTGCGTTCAG GTGCACTCATTGTGGAACTAGTTCAAAGGCCACCCCTATGATGAGGCGTGGTCCTGATGGCCCAAGGAGTCTTTGCAATGCATGTGGCCTCACTTGGGCAAATAAG GGGATAATGAGGACTCTCTATAGGGCATCCTATGACAATACTGAGCTCACAGAACTAGAG GATGAAGATCACAACAACACTAACTATAGATCTCCACCATGTTCCGTCTCTTATCAAGTTCCTTCGTCAGCCTGCCAGTGA
- the LOC129903352 gene encoding GATA transcription factor 25-like isoform X1 has product MVLQIRLLLSAKTNCQMQAMNVDSHFPGAGGKIPAGNEDAVGNFPVGYGAVVDGDKVTMPHYTVYSASDVVIQNGKANLDQLTLSFRGKIYVFDGVTAHKVQSVFQLLGGYEYSPGTQALGLSSANQKDYVDNPVHCSDPKRLESLIRFYEKRKKRCYEKKIRYGVRQEVAFRMKRKNGLFARKGSTEPKQEDIPPEETWCTHCGTSSKATPMMRRGPDGPRSLCNACGLTWANKGIMRTLYRASYDNTELTELEDEDHNNTNYRSPPCSVSYQVPSSACQ; this is encoded by the exons ATGGTTCTACAAATACGGTTGTTGTTAAGTGCAAAAACGAACTGTCAAATGCAAGCGATGAATGTTGATAGCCATTTTCCCGGCGCCGGCGGAAAAATTCCGGCTGGAAATGAAGATGCGGTTGGAAATTTTCCGGTTGGGTATGGAGCTGTGGTGGATGGTGATAAGGTCACGATGCCTCATTACACAGTTTATAGTGCTTCTGATGTTGTTATTCAAAATGGAAAGGCTAATTTAGACCAACTCACTCTATCGTTTCGTGGCAAAATTTACGTTTTTGATGGTGTTACTGCTCATAAG GTCCAATCggtttttcaacttttgggtgGATATGAGTATTCTCCAGGCACACAGGCTTTAGGATTGTCGAGTGCAAACCAGAAG GATTATGTGGACAATCCAGTGCACTGTTCAGATCCAAAAAGACTTGAATCCCTCATTAGATTTTatgaaaagaggaaaaagaGATGCTATGAAAAGAAAATCAGATATGGTGTCCGACAAGAAGTTGCGTTCAG AATGAAGCGTAAGAATGGCCTATTTGCTCGAAAAGGTTCGACTGAACCAAAACAGGAGGACATCCCTCCAGAAGAAACTTG GTGCACTCATTGTGGAACTAGTTCAAAGGCCACCCCTATGATGAGGCGTGGTCCTGATGGCCCAAGGAGTCTTTGCAATGCATGTGGCCTCACTTGGGCAAATAAG GGGATAATGAGGACTCTCTATAGGGCATCCTATGACAATACTGAGCTCACAGAACTAGAG GATGAAGATCACAACAACACTAACTATAGATCTCCACCATGTTCCGTCTCTTATCAAGTTCCTTCGTCAGCCTGCCAGTGA
- the LOC129903339 gene encoding GATA transcription factor 19-like isoform X1: MMVENPRPLQARPYEDHAPLQSIRMVMEEEEDDDVDGAYEDDGGEETMDEVEDVSMKVLNHHQYGGQSKQLYGGAGGVVEVSRTSELTLAFEGEVYVFPAVTPDKVQAVLLLLGGCDIPTAVPTVELPFDNKVEDLPKQANLSKRFASLVRFREKRKERCFDKKIRYSVRKEVAQRMHRKNGQFASLKSTSGTSSCDSAKSSLEGDGTQHSETIPGKCRHCGVSENCTPAMRRGPYGPRTLCNACGLKWANKGTLRDLSKAGRKISVEPNELGTPDNPVKAFAEGSLGHCADVEKVCFGFNLFSSGSNLANDIPVGIISSSSNLVEQETLVDFGNASKAELVIPANFD; encoded by the exons ATGATGGTGGAGAACCCACGGCCACTACAGGCGCGTCCGTACGAGGATCACGCGCCGCTGCAGTCGATACGGATGGTgatggaggaggaggaggacgACGATGTAGACGGCGCATATGAGGATGATGGAGGGGAAGAGACTATGGATGAGGTGGAGGATGTAAGCATGAAGGTATTGAACCACCATCAATATGGAGGACAGAGCAAACAGTTGTACGGAGGAGCAGGTGGAGTTGTGGAAGTTTCTAGAACTAGTGAGCTTACTCTTGCTTTTGAAGGTGAAGTCTATGTTTTCCCTGCAGTCACTCCTGATAAG GTGCAAGCAGTGCTCTTACTATTGGGGGGATGTGACATTCCTACTGCTGTGCCCACTGTTGAACTTCCATTCGACAACAAG GTTGAGGATTTGCCAAAGCAAGCTAATCTTTCGAAAAGATTTGCCTCTTTGGTTAGGTTCCGAGAGAAGCGAAAGGAGAGATGTTTTGACAAGAAAATTAGATATAGTGTCAGAAAAGAGGTCGCTCAAAG GATGCATAGGAAGAATGGTCAATTTGCATCCTTGAAATCAACTTCTGGAACTTCTAGCTGCGATTCAGCCAAGAGTAGCCTTGAAGGAGATGGCACACAACATTCTGAAACTAT TCCTGGAAAGTGTCGCCATTGTGGTGTGAGTGAAAATTGCACACCAGCAATGCGACGTGGGCCATATGGACCAAGGACACTCTGCAATGCATGTGGACTTAAGTGGGCAAACAAG GGAACATTGAGAGACCTAAGCAAGGCAGGGAGGAAAATTTCAGTTGAACCAAACGAACTG GGAACTCCTGACAATCCCGTGAAGGCATTTGCTGAAGGATCCCTTGGTCATTGTGCTGATGTGGAAAAAGTATGTTTTGGTTTT AACCTATTCAGCTCTGGTAGCAATCTTGCGAATGATATTCCTGTGGGCATCATTAGTTCTTCTAGCAATCTTGTTGAGCAG GAAACTCTAGTTGATTTTGGAAATGCTTCCAAAGCTGAGCTCGTCATTCCTGCAAACTTTGACTA G